A window of the Polaribacter sp. HaHaR_3_91 genome harbors these coding sequences:
- the ccoN gene encoding cytochrome-c oxidase, cbb3-type subunit I produces the protein MEMQQFYYDNKIVKKFIYATLFWGIVGFSVGLMLAFMFLFPYYTEGISWLSFGRLRPLHTNAVIFAFVGNAIFAGVYYSLQRLLKARMASNFLSNFNFWGWQAIIVAAAITLPLGYTSSKEYAELEWPIDIAIALVWVAFGVNMIWTILQRRQRHLYVAIWFYLATFVTVAVLHIFNSLALPVTFLKSYSVYAGVQDALVQWWYGHNAVAFFLTTPFLGLMYYFVPKAANRPVYSYRLSIVHFWSLIFIYIWAGPHHLLYTSLPEWAQNLGVAFSIMLLAPSWGGMINGLLTLRGAWDKVRTDPVLKFMVVAITGYGMATFEGPMLSLKNVNAIAHYSDWIIAHVHVGALAWNGFLTFGMLYWMVPRMFKTKLYSVALANVHFWIGTLGIILYTLPMYVAGFVQASMWKQFNPDGSLTYGNFLETVSEIIPMYWMRAIGGSMYIIGAFVMLYNVVLTVRSGSKVEDELAEAAALTVVPKHRTKGEGWHTWIERKPIKLTIFATIAILIGGAVQIIPTLLVKSNIPTISSVKPYTPLELEGRDLYIREGCVGCHSQMIRPFRSEVERYGEYSKGGEYVYDHPFLWGSKRTGPDLHRIGAKYSDSWHLNHMYDPQSTSPGSIMPSYKWLITDELDKSDTESKMEVMVTLGVPYSEEEIANAQQHMLAQGTEIEQNLYADPDFAKNYEADKQYAEENGEAFIEMKNREIVALIAYIQRLGTDIKVKDEQKITKK, from the coding sequence ATGGAAATGCAACAATTTTATTACGATAATAAGATCGTAAAGAAATTTATCTATGCTACATTATTCTGGGGAATAGTGGGGTTCTCTGTGGGGCTAATGCTCGCTTTTATGTTTTTATTCCCTTACTACACAGAAGGAATTTCTTGGTTAAGTTTTGGGCGTTTAAGACCATTACATACAAATGCTGTAATTTTTGCCTTTGTAGGTAACGCTATTTTTGCAGGAGTTTATTACTCGCTTCAAAGATTGTTAAAAGCAAGAATGGCAAGTAATTTTTTAAGTAATTTTAACTTCTGGGGTTGGCAAGCAATTATTGTTGCAGCAGCCATAACATTGCCTTTAGGTTATACTTCATCTAAAGAATATGCAGAGTTAGAGTGGCCAATAGATATTGCTATCGCATTGGTGTGGGTTGCGTTTGGTGTAAACATGATCTGGACTATCTTACAAAGAAGACAACGTCATTTATATGTCGCTATTTGGTTTTATTTAGCAACATTTGTAACGGTTGCTGTATTACATATCTTTAATAGTTTGGCATTACCTGTTACCTTTTTAAAATCATATTCTGTGTATGCAGGAGTGCAAGATGCCTTAGTTCAATGGTGGTACGGTCATAATGCCGTAGCATTTTTCTTAACAACACCGTTTTTAGGATTGATGTATTACTTTGTGCCAAAAGCAGCAAACAGACCTGTATATTCTTATAGATTGTCTATTGTACACTTTTGGTCTTTAATATTTATTTATATCTGGGCAGGACCTCACCATTTATTATATACTTCATTACCAGAATGGGCTCAGAATTTAGGAGTTGCATTTTCTATAATGTTATTAGCACCTTCTTGGGGTGGTATGATAAACGGTTTGTTAACATTAAGAGGTGCTTGGGATAAAGTAAGAACAGATCCTGTTTTAAAGTTTATGGTTGTTGCAATTACCGGGTATGGTATGGCAACGTTTGAGGGGCCAATGTTATCTTTAAAAAATGTAAATGCTATTGCGCATTATAGTGATTGGATTATTGCTCACGTTCACGTTGGAGCATTAGCTTGGAACGGTTTCTTAACATTTGGTATGTTGTATTGGATGGTACCAAGAATGTTTAAAACAAAATTATATTCAGTTGCATTAGCAAACGTACACTTTTGGATTGGTACTTTAGGAATCATATTGTATACGTTACCAATGTATGTAGCAGGTTTTGTACAAGCTTCTATGTGGAAACAATTTAACCCAGATGGATCTTTAACATACGGTAACTTCTTAGAAACTGTTAGTGAAATTATACCAATGTACTGGATGCGTGCAATTGGAGGAAGTATGTATATTATAGGAGCATTTGTAATGTTGTACAATGTTGTTTTAACAGTAAGATCGGGTAGCAAAGTAGAAGATGAGTTGGCAGAAGCAGCTGCTTTAACAGTAGTGCCTAAACACAGAACTAAAGGAGAAGGATGGCATACTTGGATAGAAAGAAAACCTATTAAATTAACAATTTTTGCAACGATTGCTATTTTAATTGGTGGAGCAGTTCAAATTATTCCTACCTTATTAGTAAAGTCTAATATTCCTACAATTAGTAGTGTAAAACCTTATACTCCATTAGAGTTAGAAGGACGAGATCTTTATATTAGAGAAGGATGTGTTGGTTGTCACTCTCAAATGATAAGACCTTTTAGAAGTGAGGTAGAGCGTTATGGTGAATACTCTAAAGGAGGCGAGTATGTGTATGATCATCCATTTTTATGGGGATCTAAACGTACAGGACCAGATTTACATAGAATTGGGGCTAAATATTCAGATAGTTGGCACTTAAACCATATGTATGATCCACAAAGTACTTCTCCAGGTTCTATTATGCCGTCATACAAATGGTTAATTACAGATGAACTAGATAAATCTGATACGGAATCTAAAATGGAAGTGATGGTTACTTTAGGAGTTCCTTATTCTGAAGAAGAAATAGCAAATGCACAACAGCATATGTTAGCACAAGGAACAGAAATTGAGCAAAACTTATATGCAGATCCAGATTTTGCTAAAAATTACGAAGCGGATAAACAATACGCAGAAGAAAATGGTGAAGCTTTTATAGAAATGAAAAACAGAGAAATTGTTGCTTTAATAGCGTACATACAACGTTTGGGTACTGATATAAAAGTAAAAGACGAACAAAAAATAACTAAAAAATAA
- the hemN gene encoding oxygen-independent coproporphyrinogen III oxidase: protein MKSLVQKYNIPGPRYTSYPTVPYWNKAGIDKQDWIQSFQTSFKESNASEGISIYIHLPFCESLCTFCACHKHITKRHEVEDEYIDTVLKEWKLYVALVDEVPVVKELHLGGGTPTFFSKENLKYLMDGIFEIAKKHPEAEFSFEGHPNNTTKEQLQTLFDEGYTRVSFGVQDYNEKVQKAIHRVQPFEAVEKVTRWSREIGYTSVSHDLIFGLPHQTKENVIYSINKTKELQPDRISFYSYAHVPWVKGVGQRGFNEDDLPKDDEKRALYEIGKELFAELGYVEIGMDHFALKTDSLYKATINKTLHRNFMGYTANKTKLMIGLGMSAISDSWYAFAQNVKTVKEYQKIVNAGEIPIFKGHLLSEEDIVIRKHILNIMCHFSTSWDEKTMKINKIEEHLTLLEEMEQDGLVKIDVKSKSLSIPEEARPYVRNICMAFDLHLLKNKPKTQLFSMTI from the coding sequence ATGAAATCATTAGTACAAAAATATAACATTCCAGGGCCAAGATATACTAGTTATCCAACGGTGCCTTATTGGAACAAGGCAGGAATAGACAAACAAGATTGGATACAGTCTTTTCAAACATCTTTTAAAGAAAGTAATGCATCCGAAGGTATCAGTATTTATATTCATTTACCTTTTTGTGAGAGTTTATGTACGTTTTGTGCATGCCATAAACACATTACAAAACGTCATGAAGTAGAAGATGAATATATAGATACTGTTTTAAAGGAATGGAAATTATATGTGGCTTTGGTAGATGAGGTTCCTGTTGTTAAAGAATTACATTTAGGTGGCGGAACTCCAACTTTTTTCTCAAAAGAAAACCTAAAATATTTAATGGATGGTATTTTCGAAATTGCCAAAAAGCATCCAGAGGCAGAGTTTAGTTTCGAAGGGCATCCTAATAATACCACCAAAGAACAATTACAAACGTTGTTTGATGAGGGCTATACAAGAGTAAGTTTTGGTGTGCAGGATTATAATGAAAAAGTACAAAAAGCAATTCATAGAGTTCAGCCTTTTGAAGCGGTAGAAAAAGTTACCAGGTGGTCTAGAGAAATAGGGTATACTTCTGTAAGTCATGATTTAATTTTCGGATTACCACATCAAACTAAAGAAAACGTAATTTATAGTATTAATAAAACCAAAGAATTACAACCAGACAGAATTTCATTTTACAGTTATGCACATGTGCCTTGGGTAAAAGGTGTTGGGCAAAGAGGTTTTAATGAAGATGATTTACCAAAAGATGATGAAAAAAGAGCCTTGTATGAAATAGGAAAAGAACTTTTTGCAGAATTAGGCTATGTAGAAATTGGTATGGATCATTTTGCTTTAAAGACCGATAGTTTGTATAAGGCAACCATCAACAAAACATTGCATAGAAATTTTATGGGCTATACAGCCAATAAAACAAAGTTAATGATTGGTTTAGGAATGTCTGCAATTTCCGATTCTTGGTATGCATTTGCACAAAATGTAAAGACTGTAAAAGAATATCAGAAAATTGTAAATGCAGGAGAAATTCCTATTTTTAAAGGACATTTATTATCTGAAGAAGATATCGTTATTAGAAAACATATTTTAAATATTATGTGTCATTTTTCCACTTCGTGGGATGAAAAAACGATGAAAATCAATAAAATAGAAGAGCATCTGACATTATTAGAAGAAATGGAGCAAGATGGATTGGTTAAAATTGATGTAAAATCAAAATCATTATCAATACCTGAAGAAGCAAGACCTTATGTACGAAACATTTGTATGGCGTTTGATTTACATCTTTTAAAAAATAAACCAAAAACACAGTTGTTTTCTATGACTATTTAA
- a CDS encoding FixH family protein, with translation MKFNWGTGITIAIVAFMSFILYMVITMSTDNSYSYDLVTENYYQQEVHFQGEIDAEQNGAKYKDKVTIQRTVEGLKIEFPKELSPNEITGKVFLYRPSNKQLDFEIPISISNTYLLVPEKRLLDGRWNINLAFKYKDKEYLIKREIQY, from the coding sequence ATGAAATTTAATTGGGGAACAGGAATTACTATTGCAATAGTCGCTTTTATGAGTTTTATTTTATACATGGTTATTACTATGAGCACAGATAATTCTTATAGTTACGATTTAGTTACAGAAAATTATTACCAACAAGAAGTACATTTTCAAGGTGAAATTGATGCAGAGCAAAATGGAGCCAAGTATAAAGATAAAGTAACTATTCAAAGAACAGTAGAAGGTTTAAAAATAGAATTTCCTAAAGAGTTATCTCCAAATGAAATTACAGGAAAAGTGTTCCTATATAGACCGTCTAATAAACAATTAGATTTTGAAATACCTATTTCAATCTCTAATACATATTTGCTCGTGCCTGAGAAACGTTTATTAGATGGTCGTTGGAACATTAATTTGGCTTTCAAATATAAGGATAAAGAATACTTAATTAAAAGAGAAATACAATATTAA
- the ccoS gene encoding cbb3-type cytochrome oxidase assembly protein CcoS, with product MSVIYLLLTISILVAILFFIAFIYSVKTGQFDDSYTPSVRMLFDDELVKDKEKSTKD from the coding sequence ATGAGCGTAATATACCTACTACTAACTATTAGTATTCTAGTAGCAATCTTATTTTTTATCGCATTTATTTATTCAGTAAAAACTGGGCAATTTGACGATTCTTATACGCCATCTGTTCGTATGTTGTTTGATGATGAATTAGTAAAAGATAAAGAAAAATCAACTAAAGACTAA
- the ccoG gene encoding cytochrome c oxidase accessory protein CcoG gives METPKNEQFRDSIGTIDKSGNRSWVFPKKPSGKFYKYRSYVSYFLLAFLLAAPFIKINGNQFLLFNVIERKFNIFGFPFWPQDFYLLVISMIVGVVFIILFTVIFGRIFCGWICPQTIFLEMVFRKVEYWIDGDRGKQIRLDKQPWNAEKIRKRLLKWFIFFVISFLIANVFLAYLIGGDTLITYITGSPFDNTSTLISLIIFTCVFYFIFAWFREQVCIIACPYGRLQGVLLDNKTINVAYDHKRGEREAGRSKFKKNEDREAIGKGDCIDCKQCVVVCPTGIDIRNGTQLECVNCTACIDECDHMMESVGLPKGLIRYESEENIEKKKPFKLNARIKGYSAVLFILVGVLIGMLFLRNDVEATILRLPGQLYQHKENNIISNVYTFKVINKTTKDINDVSYKLMSQKGTIKLVTNQDFNIPKQGLAEGTLFIEINSSALKKDKIKLEIGVYSGDELIETTITNFLGPRSYK, from the coding sequence ATGGAAACTCCTAAAAACGAACAATTTAGAGATAGTATTGGTACAATTGATAAATCGGGTAATCGTTCTTGGGTTTTTCCTAAAAAGCCTAGTGGAAAATTTTATAAATACAGGTCTTACGTAAGTTACTTTTTATTAGCTTTTCTTTTAGCAGCTCCATTTATAAAGATTAATGGGAATCAGTTTTTACTATTTAATGTTATAGAACGTAAATTTAATATTTTTGGATTCCCTTTTTGGCCACAAGACTTTTACTTATTGGTAATTTCAATGATTGTGGGTGTTGTGTTTATCATTCTATTTACAGTTATTTTCGGTCGTATTTTCTGTGGATGGATTTGTCCGCAAACCATTTTTTTAGAGATGGTTTTTAGAAAAGTAGAATATTGGATTGATGGTGATAGAGGAAAACAAATACGCTTAGATAAACAACCTTGGAACGCAGAAAAAATTAGAAAAAGACTTTTAAAATGGTTTATTTTCTTTGTTATTTCTTTTCTTATTGCTAATGTGTTTTTAGCATATTTAATTGGTGGAGATACATTAATAACATACATAACTGGCAGTCCTTTTGATAATACTAGTACGCTAATTTCATTAATTATTTTTACGTGTGTTTTCTATTTTATTTTTGCATGGTTTAGAGAGCAGGTTTGTATTATTGCTTGTCCGTATGGTAGGTTGCAAGGTGTTTTATTAGACAACAAAACCATTAACGTAGCGTATGATCATAAACGAGGTGAACGAGAGGCAGGAAGATCTAAATTTAAGAAAAACGAAGATAGAGAGGCTATAGGTAAAGGAGATTGTATAGATTGTAAACAATGTGTTGTTGTTTGCCCTACCGGGATAGATATTAGAAACGGTACACAATTAGAGTGTGTAAATTGTACTGCTTGTATTGATGAATGTGACCACATGATGGAAAGTGTTGGTTTACCAAAAGGATTAATACGATACGAAAGCGAAGAAAATATCGAGAAAAAGAAACCTTTTAAGCTGAATGCAAGAATTAAAGGTTATTCTGCTGTCTTATTTATTTTAGTAGGAGTTTTAATAGGAATGTTGTTTTTAAGAAATGATGTTGAAGCAACTATTTTAAGGTTACCAGGACAATTGTATCAGCACAAAGAAAATAACATTATTAGTAATGTGTATACTTTTAAGGTGATTAATAAAACAACCAAAGATATAAATGACGTCAGTTATAAATTAATGTCTCAAAAAGGAACTATAAAATTAGTAACCAATCAAGATTTTAATATTCCGAAGCAAGGTTTAGCAGAGGGAACTTTATTTATAGAAATAAACTCATCAGCATTAAAAAAAGATAAAATAAAGTTAGAAATAGGTGTTTATAGTGGCGACGAATTAATTGAAACTACCATAACCAACTTTTTAGGACCTAGAAGTTACAAATAA
- a CDS encoding heavy metal translocating P-type ATPase metal-binding domain-containing protein: MKSTQCYHCGDSCDDNLIKFDEKSFCCNGCKTVYEIFSENDLTCYYNFQDNPGAIPIEIQGKYDFLDTAEIAEKLLDFNDGNTQIATLYIPHIHCSSCIWVLENLHKLNDKISSSQVDFPKKQVRVTFNSGKTTLKEIVLLISSIGYEPYISLDDYEGGKKAVDRSLIYKLGIAGFAFGNVMFLSFPEYFEVDGFWIEKYKTLFRWLMFAFSLPVVFYAGQGYFVSAYKGLRSKILNIDVPIALGILVLFIRSTVEIIFDLGTGFFDSLTGLVFFLLLGKFFQQKTYNFLSFERDYKSYFPIAVTRITSKGKEENVAIYDIEKGDRLLIRNQELIPTDGILINGTADIDYSFVTGEAEPVSKKSGDKLFAGGKQLSGVIEMEVLASVSQSYLTQLWSNDVFNKENKSPFKTITDTISKNFTILVLLVAFLSTSFWLFYDASKALNVFTAVLIIACPCAIALAAPFTLGNMLRIFGKEKFYLKNATVVEQLAAIDSIIFDKTGTLTTHKENTISYDGVQLNNQEKSVLKSSLRASNHPLSRTLYNSLGEVEVLAISDFKEIVGKGIEVSCKDVKLKLGSSSYVKNTDDTSALDTSVYVSFNEIYKGKFTFKNSYREGVKPLFESLKKGYDLAVVSGDNEGERVYLEESLPKGTNLLFNQKPEDKLEVVAGLQLKHQKVMMIGDGLNDAGALAKSDVGIALSENINVFSPACDGILDASKFNKIGTYIKASKKAIKVIKYSFILSLCYNVIGLYFAVTGQLIPVMAAILMPLSSISIVVFTTISTNLIGNKIK; this comes from the coding sequence ATGAAATCTACACAATGTTATCACTGTGGTGATTCTTGTGATGATAATTTAATAAAGTTCGATGAAAAGAGTTTCTGTTGCAATGGTTGTAAAACTGTTTATGAAATTTTTTCTGAAAACGATTTAACTTGTTATTACAATTTTCAAGACAATCCCGGAGCAATTCCAATAGAAATTCAAGGAAAATATGATTTTCTAGATACTGCAGAAATAGCGGAGAAATTATTGGATTTTAATGATGGAAATACGCAGATTGCAACGTTGTATATACCACATATTCATTGTAGTTCTTGTATTTGGGTTTTAGAAAACTTACATAAATTAAATGATAAAATATCTTCGTCTCAAGTAGATTTTCCGAAGAAACAAGTAAGGGTTACTTTTAATTCTGGTAAAACCACTTTAAAAGAAATTGTTCTTTTAATAAGTTCTATTGGTTATGAACCTTACATTAGTTTAGATGATTATGAAGGAGGCAAAAAAGCTGTAGACAGAAGTCTAATTTATAAATTAGGGATTGCAGGTTTTGCATTCGGAAACGTTATGTTTCTTTCTTTTCCTGAGTATTTTGAAGTAGATGGTTTTTGGATAGAGAAATATAAAACGCTCTTTAGGTGGTTAATGTTTGCCTTTTCTTTACCGGTTGTTTTTTATGCGGGACAAGGTTATTTTGTTTCTGCTTACAAAGGGTTGCGATCAAAAATTTTAAATATTGATGTTCCTATTGCGCTGGGTATTTTAGTGCTATTTATTAGGAGTACTGTAGAAATTATTTTCGATTTAGGAACGGGTTTTTTCGACAGTTTAACAGGGTTGGTTTTCTTTCTTTTATTAGGGAAGTTTTTTCAGCAGAAAACATACAATTTCTTGTCTTTTGAGCGTGATTATAAATCTTATTTTCCTATCGCAGTTACGCGTATAACCTCTAAAGGAAAAGAAGAGAATGTGGCTATTTATGATATTGAAAAAGGAGATAGATTGCTTATTAGAAACCAAGAATTAATTCCTACGGATGGTATTCTAATCAACGGAACTGCAGATATCGATTATAGTTTTGTTACCGGGGAAGCGGAACCAGTTTCTAAAAAATCTGGAGACAAATTATTTGCTGGTGGTAAGCAGCTTTCAGGAGTGATAGAGATGGAAGTTTTAGCTTCTGTTTCTCAAAGTTACTTAACGCAATTATGGAGTAATGATGTGTTTAATAAAGAAAATAAATCGCCTTTTAAAACCATTACAGATACTATTAGTAAGAATTTTACAATACTAGTTTTACTCGTTGCTTTTTTGTCCACTAGTTTTTGGCTGTTTTATGATGCTAGCAAAGCATTAAATGTGTTTACCGCAGTTTTAATTATAGCATGTCCTTGTGCAATTGCTTTAGCAGCACCATTTACTTTAGGGAATATGCTGCGTATTTTTGGTAAAGAAAAATTTTACTTAAAGAATGCAACGGTTGTAGAGCAACTGGCAGCTATAGATTCTATTATTTTTGATAAAACAGGTACGCTAACCACACATAAAGAGAATACGATTTCTTATGACGGAGTTCAATTAAATAATCAAGAGAAAAGTGTTTTAAAAAGTTCTTTAAGGGCATCTAATCATCCGTTAAGTAGAACATTGTATAATAGTTTGGGAGAAGTAGAGGTACTTGCTATTTCCGATTTTAAAGAAATTGTAGGCAAAGGTATTGAAGTAAGTTGTAAAGATGTAAAATTAAAATTAGGTTCTTCTTCTTATGTGAAAAATACAGATGATACTTCTGCTTTAGATACCTCTGTATATGTTAGTTTTAATGAGATTTACAAAGGGAAATTTACTTTTAAAAATTCTTACAGAGAAGGAGTAAAGCCGTTATTCGAATCCTTAAAAAAGGGATATGACTTAGCTGTTGTTTCTGGAGATAATGAAGGGGAGAGAGTTTATTTAGAAGAAAGTTTACCAAAAGGTACCAATTTGTTATTCAATCAAAAACCAGAAGATAAATTAGAAGTAGTTGCAGGTCTTCAGCTAAAACATCAAAAAGTAATGATGATTGGAGATGGTTTAAATGATGCCGGTGCTTTAGCAAAAAGTGATGTTGGTATTGCATTATCAGAAAATATTAATGTGTTTTCACCTGCTTGTGACGGAATTTTAGATGCATCAAAATTTAATAAAATTGGCACGTACATAAAAGCATCAAAAAAAGCTATTAAAGTAATTAAGTATAGTTTTATACTGTCTCTATGTTATAATGTAATAGGATTGTATTTTGCTGTAACGGGACAATTAATACCTGTAATGGCAGCAATTCTAATGCCTTTAAGTTCTATAAGTATTGTTGTTTTTACAACAATCTCTACCAATTTAATCGGAAATAAAATAAAATAA
- a CDS encoding cytochrome C oxidase subunit IV, with the protein MLKFVKGHMESILGIEIYPLISLIIFFTFFVALFLWVFTAKKEYINKVSNIPLEN; encoded by the coding sequence ATGTTAAAATTTGTAAAAGGTCACATGGAGAGTATTTTAGGGATAGAAATTTATCCTTTAATATCATTAATCATATTCTTTACTTTTTTTGTCGCATTGTTCTTGTGGGTATTTACAGCAAAAAAAGAATATATAAATAAGGTAAGTAATATACCGTTAGAGAACTAA
- a CDS encoding sulfite exporter TauE/SafE family protein has protein sequence MFLSAILFGLLGSFHCVGMCGPIAFMLPIDRQNKTKGFLQILSYHFGRLFSYSLIGLLFGFLGKGFYFFGFQQQLSIVVGVSMILMVIFPRFFSKINFSKGINKVIFKVKNALGKELKKKRNDTFFTIGFLNGFLPCGLVYMAVFGALATTNAFSGSLYMFLFGLGTIPLMTSVVYLGNFTKGTLRKKIQKAIPVVVVFIGVLFVLRGLGLGIPYVSPAPILEVINANEICH, from the coding sequence ATGTTTTTATCGGCAATATTATTTGGGTTATTAGGTAGTTTTCACTGTGTTGGTATGTGCGGACCTATTGCCTTTATGCTGCCAATTGATAGACAAAATAAAACTAAAGGTTTTCTACAAATTTTAAGTTATCATTTTGGTCGATTATTTAGTTATAGTCTTATCGGTTTATTATTTGGTTTTTTAGGGAAGGGATTTTATTTCTTCGGATTTCAACAGCAACTATCTATAGTTGTTGGTGTCAGTATGATTTTGATGGTGATTTTTCCTAGATTTTTTTCAAAAATAAATTTTTCTAAGGGCATCAATAAAGTTATTTTTAAAGTAAAGAATGCATTAGGCAAAGAGTTGAAGAAGAAGAGAAATGATACTTTTTTTACCATTGGTTTTTTAAATGGATTTTTACCTTGTGGTTTGGTTTATATGGCTGTTTTTGGAGCTTTAGCTACCACAAATGCTTTTTCAGGAAGTTTATATATGTTTTTATTTGGTTTGGGTACTATTCCTTTAATGACTTCTGTCGTTTATTTGGGCAACTTTACCAAAGGTACTCTTAGAAAAAAAATTCAAAAAGCAATACCCGTTGTGGTTGTATTTATTGGGGTTTTATTTGTTTTAAGAGGACTAGGTCTTGGAATTCCTTATGTTTCTCCGGCTCCTATTTTAGAAGTTATAAATGCGAATGAAATTTGTCATTAA
- the deoD gene encoding purine-nucleoside phosphorylase — translation MSIHIEAKKGEIAETVLLPGDPMRAKWIADTFLKDIKQYNDVRGMLGFTGTYNGKKVSVQGTGMGIPSTLIYCTELITEYGVKNLIRVGSAGSYQKDVKIRDIVLAMSASTNSGLNTIRFNGADYAPTASFKLFQKAIGVAKEKNITVNAGGILSSDEFYADEFDSYKKWADYGVLCVEMETAGLYTVAAKHNVNALSILTISDSLVTKERTTAEEREQTFKEMIEIALELA, via the coding sequence ATGAGTATTCATATCGAAGCAAAAAAAGGAGAAATAGCAGAAACAGTTTTGTTACCTGGAGATCCTATGAGAGCCAAATGGATTGCAGATACTTTTTTAAAAGATATTAAGCAATACAATGATGTGAGAGGTATGTTAGGTTTTACGGGGACTTATAATGGTAAAAAGGTATCTGTGCAAGGAACGGGGATGGGAATTCCATCAACCTTAATTTATTGTACAGAATTAATTACAGAATACGGTGTTAAAAATTTGATTAGAGTAGGTTCTGCAGGTTCTTATCAAAAAGATGTAAAAATAAGAGATATTGTTTTGGCAATGTCAGCTTCTACTAATTCGGGTTTAAATACCATTCGTTTTAACGGAGCAGATTATGCACCAACCGCAAGTTTTAAATTATTTCAGAAAGCAATAGGGGTTGCAAAAGAAAAAAATATAACTGTAAATGCTGGAGGGATTTTAAGTTCAGATGAATTTTATGCAGATGAATTTGATAGTTATAAAAAATGGGCAGATTATGGTGTTTTGTGTGTAGAAATGGAAACTGCTGGTTTATACACGGTAGCAGCAAAACACAATGTAAACGCATTGTCTATTTTAACAATATCTGATAGTTTGGTAACCAAAGAAAGAACCACTGCAGAAGAAAGAGAGCAAACGTTTAAAGAAATGATAGAAATTGCTTTAGAATTGGCTTAG
- a CDS encoding cbb3-type cytochrome c oxidase N-terminal domain-containing protein: protein MKKYFQSTIYIIFVIVTFLALAKSFMVYENPFDIYENPLVWIALIGFVLVVVLKEMVNVIAIAKATELKNEKLGIVPEESNAWIKKLLKSWTRSKDIDSEQEIILEHNYDGIQELDNTLPPWWVYMFYASIVFAIVYLVRFEVLDGDNQIVEYDKAVAEAKAALKEYKSTAPATDFITAENVTLLTDAKDLGRGKAVFKLNCASCHIADGGGAIGPNLTDEFWILGGGIKNVFSTISNGGRDGKGMIAWNKTLKADDIAKVASYVISLQGTTPANAKAPEGDKWVAEGVEVISTEEEAPVETEVE from the coding sequence ATGAAAAAATATTTTCAATCTACAATCTATATAATCTTTGTAATTGTTACGTTTTTAGCGCTTGCAAAGTCGTTTATGGTGTACGAAAACCCATTTGATATTTATGAGAATCCTTTAGTTTGGATCGCTCTTATTGGTTTTGTTTTAGTTGTTGTACTAAAGGAAATGGTAAATGTAATTGCTATTGCTAAAGCAACAGAATTAAAAAATGAAAAATTAGGTATTGTTCCAGAAGAAAGTAATGCATGGATTAAAAAGCTATTAAAATCTTGGACAAGATCTAAAGATATTGATAGTGAACAAGAAATAATCTTAGAGCATAATTATGATGGAATTCAGGAATTAGACAATACGTTACCACCTTGGTGGGTGTATATGTTTTATGCTTCTATTGTTTTTGCAATTGTGTATTTAGTAAGGTTTGAAGTTTTAGATGGCGATAATCAAATTGTAGAATATGATAAAGCGGTTGCAGAAGCGAAAGCTGCTTTAAAAGAATATAAATCTACAGCACCAGCAACAGATTTTATAACTGCTGAAAATGTAACTTTATTAACTGATGCTAAAGATTTAGGTAGAGGTAAAGCTGTTTTTAAATTGAACTGTGCATCTTGTCATATTGCAGATGGTGGTGGAGCAATTGGACCAAACTTAACAGATGAATTCTGGATTTTAGGTGGTGGTATTAAAAATGTTTTTAGTACTATTTCTAATGGAGGTAGAGATGGTAAAGGGATGATAGCTTGGAATAAAACTTTAAAAGCAGATGATATTGCTAAAGTTGCTAGCTATGTAATTTCTTTACAAGGTACTACACCTGCAAACGCTAAAGCTCCTGAAGGAGATAAATGGGTTGCAGAAGGTGTAGAGGTAATTTCAACTGAAGAAGAAGCTCCTGTAGAAACAGAAGTAGAATAA